The genomic stretch TTTCAACCAACACTTATCTAGCACTTGTGTGCATAGCGTGTGTGAAGTCCCCTAGCAGATACAAGAGGGTTCCGTAAGGCAGTGCTTCCTAAACGTGTCTGCAGGTTGGAATCACGTGGGAGAACCTCTTAAAAATTCCAGAGCCCAGGCCACACCCCAGATCATCACATCTCCAGGGGTGGGACACAGATACGGAAGCTCCTTGGCGGGTTCCAGCAGGCAGACGGGCTTGCGAATCACCGCCCCAGGGAGAACAGATTTAGGTAACACACCCAGAAACTTTAAATAATGATATTAGAAAGCAAGACAGCCACTCAGCAAAGCAGGTGGGGGATTCCAAAGTAGACCCGAGCAGTGAGTTCCACTCGCTCCCTCAGGAGGAGCGCCCGCTGGGTTAGGTGGTGGGAACACTCTCCAAACGGCCTGGCAAGGTGGTGGGCTTTGCCGggtgtgggagaggagaggagaggagggtgcCTCATTCACCTTGAATTCAGATAAGTCTGGAGATGACCTTGGATCACCATTTGGGGATCCTTAGTGGAACGAGCCAGTATAGTAAGTACTTGACTTTTCATTGCCCTTAAGTGGATGGatgcttttcttacaaaggacaaaCTACTGGTCATCCACTGGTGTTCTTCTTGGGTGTCCGTGGGCCGAGAACCACGAGGCGCAGCAAGTCCCTCGGGATAGAAACGTGTAGCTTCACTCCTTGATGCTCCTGCTCTTCAAATTGCTCTTTGCCCTCTTGACGGCCACAGCGAAGATCTCTGCGTGTGCACCTCAACACACAGATGAGCCATTTTATGCTGGCCATTCCCGGCCCCAGGCTCTTGTGGAGCAGTGAGCTGCTGCTCTGCTTAGGGTGGGCGAAGACACTAGACCTCAGCCCCTCCCGGCGCTGACAGACCCGGCGGTGCTGCCGGGAACTGTCCTGCTGCTGATTGCCAACCTGTCAGACCACGTGGCCCTCATTTCTCAGTACTTCCCTTTtctaatcaattttttaaaaattgagtctaTTATCTGTGTTATTTCAGAGGGGCAAATGGAATGCCTCGGTACTATTAGCAAATTCTTCATGAGCTGCAAtcaaagatttttctctctttctccttcaaaCCCGCAGTGTGCCACGCCGAGCTGAATGCCATTATGAACAAAAACTCGGCGGACGTGAAAGGCTGCTCCATGTACGTCGCCTTATTCCCGTGTAATGAATGTGCTAAGCTCATCATCCAGGCAGGTAGGACCCAGGCCGTTCCACTTGTCACATTTGCATTGCTGCCTGCTCGTTGCAGACGTGTTTGATCTGAAATTGCTCTTGTTTAGGTCTAAATTAATTGCACTATCAACTTTGCAAGGTATTTCCCGTGTTTTGTTTTTGAACGGTGCCAGGTATTCTAAGACTAATTGCATCCTCTGTGATTCTTAGCGTGTTTTTAATTTAGTTTGCAACTTAAACTGCAAGCTGCCAAAAAACAACACAGGCATTGCATATCATTACTGCCAATTTACTGTTCTCCGACATATTGTGCATAGATtagggggggagggagaggaatgaACCTCTGTCAGAAACAAGGTCAGCCGGGAGTCCCtatatgaaattttaatttgtgTCTAATATATGGTAGAGATTTGAGGACCTAAACATCTCTTTGCATATATGTGTCATAAGACTCAAATGGTACTCCTTCAAGTTTTTCTTACCTTATGGTTACCATAAATCTTCACCACTGTATTCTGAATATTTCACCTTTTTCAAACTGTCACATCTAAGATTCAGCTACACTTTATCTCTAGAAGGCTCAGCTTGAGATTTAAAGACTTACTATGTTAGCCAGATGTGTGGTTTAACGGGGCTGTTTATCACAAGCCCGCAGATCCCTGAGCAGAAGAGGTCAGCTGGGATCAGAATCAGGGGCCTCCGTTAAGGGATGTCGTGGGCTTCCTCGCCGGTGGGGCACGATCCTGCCGGAGCTTCCCTCGCCATCCTTCAGCACAGGGACGGCAGCAGGCGCCCGGGGAGAGCAGCTTCCTGTGGTCCCTTCCGAGGCTGAGGCTGCGAGGCGAGCAGGGGGCGTGCGGAGTACCCTCCAGGTTCTTGGCCCTCCTGTTAGCACTGCCTGGTGAGACGGGAGAGAAGACAGACCTGCCCTCCGTCAGGCCGGCTTGAGTTGGCCTCCCGAGCTGCTCTTGGAAGCACAGTGGTACTTACCTCTGGTTTTGCCAGCATTCTTCACTACCCCTAGTAGCCTCCTGAGTTAGGAGTCCCTGCCTTATGAATAAAGAATATCTGATTGCCTGCAGTATAGAAAATTTGTTAATCGGATCAAAGCTTGACTATTTGACATGTTTtcactttgcatttatttttttaaaaaaaccataaaGACTGGAGGGCAGATTAAATATAATCTGTCCTCTGCTGTGTTTGAAAGCAGCAGACACCTATTTCAGTAAGTGGACGGTGTCTGCCTGCACACTCAGAGAAAGGTGATGGATCAGACACTACCCGGGCTTCCGCCCGCATGTCTGTTGCGGCGTCTGTACGTGCATATAATGAGGTGTCTTCCATGGTTGCCTTTTAAGGTATAAAAGAAGTTATTTTCATGTCTGATAAATATCACAACAGCACTGAGACGACGGCGGCCAGGCTCCTGTTTGAGATGGCTGGGGTTTCCTTCAGGTAAGTGGAAAGCACCTGGGGAAAAAGGTTGCCTGAAAGCCTGATGATGACACACGCTGACCTTGCCTGGTGTTTAATTTCTTCCTGTGATGCCTGACTTCCACGCTTggaagtgcctttttaaatgtgGGGGGTTAAGGATCTAAAGATTATTCTAAGGATAGATTTTCACGAGCAGCCGCAGAAGTCTCTGAAGACAGTTGGTGTAATGGCTACACTTTCCTGTTAGTAACTTTCCAGGGCTCGGACTGATTATTCTTGTAGTGAGAAACTTTTAAATTCGCAAGTTTCATCACATTAACATTAAGCCTTTGTAaactttgcagatgtaatgaCTCTGGCATAAATAATTGAGGGCGAAAGTAACCTGCCAGATGGAAACACCAGGGCTTCCTTTTACAACAGGAGTTTAAACTGAGATTTGAAAAAGTCATTGAGATTTTCATGCTTATCTTTGCTAGGTAAAGATTGGGCGGGATGTGTTACTTGCAAGTAAGTTCAACCACCTTTGGTTCCCAGTGGAAACTTCTTTTGAGACTGAAAGCTTTCTGGAGAAGTTCTCTTATAGTATTTGTGGTCAGCGTTTGGGGTCCTTATCATCGGTGACACACCTGGCCCCTTGGATGCTTCATTAGGGATATGGGTTATATGTAATGAATCTCTTAAACGGTTGTGCCttaagacacaaattatttacacAGTACTAATTAGATATTTActgtttactgatttttttttttagaagagtaTGTTTAGTCCCAAGTGTTCTTTTTAACTGAGAAGTTACATCAATGAGAGAAGAAATATCATGGGTTTATTTTACTTCTGCatttttagaacatggattttaCGGATGACTCCTCTCTAGAGCTGGTTGGTTTTCACTGTGTACgagagcaaaaaaacaaaaaaatgtactcttctttctctttggagTGATTCCAAGTTGGCTGTGGAACTTTCCTGGACAATAAGATAAATCTGGTGGGAAAACGAGTCATCGAATATCGTGTTGTGCAGCTAACTTGTTAGAAATCCTCCGACTCCCCGGTAATTCATGCGCTCAGCTAGCTGAAGAACACACGAGCCAAGCCACCCCCTGCGCCTTTTTTTGGTCTCAGTCTTTGCTGGTCCGTGGTCCTCTCGGTGTGGTGCAC from Vicugna pacos chromosome 26, VicPac4, whole genome shotgun sequence encodes the following:
- the DCTD gene encoding deoxycytidylate deaminase isoform X3, translating into MSEVLCKKRDDYLEWPEYFMAVAFLSAQRSKDPNSQVGACIVNAENKIVGIGYNGMPNGCSDDLLPWRRTAENILDTKYPYVCHAELNAIMNKNSADVKGCSMYVALFPCNECAKLIIQAGIKEVIFMSDKYHNSTETTAARLLFEMAGVSFRTWILRMTPL